From bacterium BMS3Abin08, the proteins below share one genomic window:
- the algC gene encoding phosphomannomutase/phosphoglucomutase, producing MGNIFKAYDIRGSYPDKLDESTAERIGAAFVHLLNARRIVVGRDMRLSSPALAKAFIRGAVESGEVVTDIGMTTTPMLYYAIIEGKFDGGAMVTASHLPGKFNGFKLCREEAIPLSGDHGLPALERLVKAKPSQQSEQKPAGSLQVNSILDKYLDKLGTFVQAPQPLKIVVDAGNGMAGLDVPALLGRFPVWKFTPMYMEPDGRFPHHIANPLLPSATRELQAMVIKKRADIGVAFDGDADRCGFIDEKGERIPEDLVTALIAGFLLSKEPGATILYDLRSSRVVPETITRLGGKAIRCRVGHAFIKAQMREEDALFAGELSGHYYYRDMGFTDNGILTMIQMLNLLSLKGTPLSQIVKPLRKYYSSGEINMQVKYKDAIFAALEAKYRDAGKDHLDGLTVEYSDWWLNLRTSNTEPVIRLNLEANDKKTMEGKRTEVLKIIMETDPGVMLKT from the coding sequence GTGGGAAACATTTTTAAGGCCTATGATATAAGGGGCTCATATCCCGATAAACTGGATGAATCAACAGCGGAAAGGATCGGGGCGGCATTTGTTCACCTGCTGAATGCCCGGAGAATTGTTGTTGGGCGGGATATGCGCCTATCCTCCCCAGCCCTTGCAAAGGCTTTCATCAGAGGGGCAGTGGAATCAGGAGAAGTGGTGACCGATATAGGAATGACCACCACACCCATGCTTTACTATGCCATAATCGAGGGGAAATTTGACGGTGGGGCCATGGTTACGGCATCCCACCTGCCCGGCAAATTCAACGGCTTTAAACTCTGCCGTGAAGAGGCGATCCCTTTGAGTGGAGACCATGGACTGCCTGCCCTGGAGCGTCTGGTTAAAGCAAAGCCATCCCAACAATCGGAACAAAAGCCTGCCGGCTCCTTACAGGTAAATAGTATACTGGATAAGTACCTGGATAAACTGGGCACCTTTGTCCAGGCCCCGCAACCATTAAAGATCGTGGTTGATGCAGGAAATGGAATGGCCGGGCTGGATGTGCCTGCATTACTCGGGAGATTCCCTGTCTGGAAATTCACTCCCATGTACATGGAACCTGACGGAAGATTTCCTCACCACATAGCCAATCCCCTTCTGCCCTCTGCCACCAGGGAATTACAGGCCATGGTTATAAAGAAAAGGGCCGATATCGGCGTGGCATTTGACGGAGATGCCGACCGGTGCGGTTTCATAGATGAAAAGGGAGAGAGAATCCCCGAGGACCTGGTGACTGCACTTATCGCCGGGTTTCTTCTTTCAAAGGAACCCGGGGCAACAATCCTCTACGACCTGCGTTCAAGCCGGGTTGTCCCTGAGACCATTACCCGTCTTGGAGGAAAGGCGATACGCTGCCGTGTAGGTCACGCCTTTATCAAGGCACAGATGCGGGAAGAGGATGCCCTCTTTGCCGGTGAACTCTCGGGTCATTATTATTATCGCGATATGGGATTTACCGACAACGGCATCCTCACCATGATCCAGATGCTGAATCTCTTATCTTTAAAAGGTACGCCTCTTTCCCAAATAGTAAAACCTCTTAGAAAATATTACTCGTCAGGCGAGATAAATATGCAGGTAAAGTATAAGGATGCCATCTTTGCTGCCCTGGAGGCTAAATACAGAGATGCCGGGAAAGACCATCTCGATGGATTAACTGTGGAGTACAGTGACTGGTGGCTCAATCTCAGGACATCCAACACAGAACCCGTCATAAGGCTCAACCTGGAGGCCAATGATAAAAAGACCATGGAAGGAAAAAGGACAGAGGTCCTGAAGATTATTATGGAAACAGATCCCGGGGTGATGCTGAAGACATAG
- a CDS encoding universal stress protein Aq_178: MSDINRILVVSRMTRYCRKAVHFGVSLSQKYGSELYVIHVIHNPFSLEGWNLPVPSLAEEYKRIQKDAKKELDTIIAQEKRKGMSIKELVREGQPTGEILKVVREEGIDLIVMLAHEEGHLEHFLFGRSNKEIIRKVPCSILLVKKEPEPVTF; the protein is encoded by the coding sequence ATGAGTGATATCAATCGTATCCTTGTAGTGAGCAGAATGACCAGATACTGCCGGAAAGCCGTTCATTTCGGGGTCTCACTATCCCAAAAATACGGCTCTGAACTCTATGTCATCCACGTGATTCATAATCCTTTTTCGCTTGAGGGATGGAACCTGCCGGTTCCGTCCCTGGCGGAAGAATACAAAAGGATTCAGAAGGATGCAAAAAAAGAACTGGATACAATCATAGCCCAGGAAAAACGGAAAGGCATGTCTATAAAAGAGCTGGTCAGGGAGGGTCAGCCTACCGGGGAGATCCTTAAGGTTGTGCGGGAAGAGGGGATAGACCTCATCGTCATGCTTGCCCATGAGGAGGGACACCTGGAACACTTCCTTTTCGGGCGCAGCAACAAGGAGATCATCCGGAAGGTGCCATGTTCCATTCTCCTGGTAAAGAAGGAACCAGAACCTGTGACATTTTGA